One Ictalurus punctatus breed USDA103 chromosome 21, Coco_2.0, whole genome shotgun sequence genomic window carries:
- the LOC108254739 gene encoding transcription factor HES-5, producing the protein MQPVQITLSTQRDLQHRDTAMAPTITSAMTISNEHLPLNNKLRKPMVEKMRRDRINSSIEQLKSLLAPEFLNQQPDSKLEKADILDMTVSLLRQLQQQPALSCSSAAVNQGFSRCVHEVAHFLSKEEVKTQSQRKLLNHIQNLQPSSYEKRRESVLPQLSSTEQQIISKDKNAVKSSLWRPW; encoded by the exons ATGCAGCCAGTACAAATCACACTCTCTACACAGAGAGATCTACAGCACAGAGACACAGCCATGGCACCAACCATCACTTCTGCAATGACCATCTCAAATGAGCACCTACCTCTAAACAACAAG CTGAGGAAGCCGATGGTGGAGAAGATGCGCAGAGATCGTATTAACAGCAGCATTGAGCAGCTGAAGTCTCTCCTGGCTCCAGAGTTCCTCAACCAGCAGCCTGACTCCAAACTGGAGAAAGCAGATATCCTGGACATGACAGTCAGCTTATTGAGACAACTGCAGCAGCAGCCTGCATTATCCTGCAGTTCAGCAGCTGTCAATCAAGGCTTCTCCAGATGTGTCCATGAGGTTGCCCACTTCCTGTCCAAAGAAGAGGTGAAGACACAGAGTCAGAGAAAACTGCTGAACCACATCCAGAACCTGCAGCCATCTTCATACGAGAAGAGGAGGGAAAGTGTCCTGCCTCAGCTGAGCTCTACAGAGCAGCAGATCATCAGCAAAGACAAGAATGCAGTTAAGAGCTCCCTCTGGAGGCCCTGGTAA